In Kordia antarctica, the following proteins share a genomic window:
- a CDS encoding alpha/beta hydrolase yields MKTNFTIILIAFLFFSCKTEKKAATTKVATIVINTLPPDHDFNKDIYISGDFEGWSGGKTEFKLERKDKTYSITLPKQQKTINFKFTLGNWDSVETDLNGEMMENRSYTFSEISETVTFAVQNWASQKTAQGISTKQPNVETFEENFNIPQLNRTRKISVYLPPNYEASTKSYPVLYMHDGQNVFDKATSYSGEWEVDETLNKLHQTHGLDLIVIAIDNSENRMQEYTAWENKEFGKSEGKQYVDFIANTLKPAIDKKYRTKSDSKNTAIMGSSMGGLISQYAVFQYPNVFGKAGIFSPSFWFSDKIIPFTKSRIAKAKNSKLYYVMGEKEGGNMVIDMQKIIHILETNNFSKTNLNSKFAPNGTHSEAFWRSEFEEAILWLFSENIQQKNIDLKPMMKEVTTAKLASGKLMRAVDFPSNYVKPRTVEVWLPTNYSATKKYNVVYMHDGQNLFDATTTWNNQEWKIDETAAKLMNEGKVHDFIVVAIYSAPGLRWQDYFPQKAFGYMNATTQEEIRATSKKNNFSLEFNGDDYLKFLTEELKPYIDQTFATKTEREHTFIAGSSMGGLISMYAICEYPEIFGGTACLSTHWIGMMPVEDNPFPTAIFEYMEENLPSPATHKFYFDYGTKTLDQHYIQYAEKIDVIFRKKGYTSENYKNLVFEGADHSEISWQKRLHIPFTFLLKAPNGH; encoded by the coding sequence ATGAAAACAAATTTCACCATCATACTCATTGCATTCCTTTTCTTTTCGTGCAAAACGGAAAAAAAAGCAGCGACAACAAAGGTTGCAACTATTGTCATTAATACATTACCTCCCGATCACGATTTCAATAAAGACATTTACATTTCTGGTGATTTTGAAGGTTGGTCTGGCGGAAAAACGGAGTTCAAACTAGAACGAAAAGACAAAACATATAGCATTACACTTCCGAAACAGCAAAAAACCATCAACTTCAAATTTACCTTAGGAAATTGGGATTCCGTGGAAACAGACCTAAACGGAGAAATGATGGAGAATAGAAGTTATACGTTTTCCGAGATATCAGAAACCGTTACATTTGCCGTTCAAAATTGGGCAAGCCAAAAAACAGCGCAAGGAATTTCTACAAAACAACCAAATGTAGAAACCTTCGAGGAAAATTTCAACATTCCACAACTGAATCGTACTCGCAAAATTTCTGTCTATTTGCCTCCAAATTATGAAGCTTCCACAAAATCCTATCCAGTTTTATACATGCATGACGGACAAAATGTGTTTGATAAAGCAACTTCATATTCAGGTGAATGGGAAGTTGATGAAACGCTAAATAAACTGCATCAAACTCACGGTTTAGATCTTATTGTTATTGCCATTGATAATAGTGAAAACCGCATGCAAGAATATACTGCTTGGGAAAACAAAGAATTCGGGAAATCAGAAGGAAAACAATATGTAGATTTCATCGCAAATACACTAAAACCAGCAATTGACAAGAAATATAGAACAAAATCTGATTCAAAAAATACCGCAATTATGGGAAGTTCTATGGGCGGATTGATCTCACAGTATGCCGTTTTTCAATATCCGAATGTGTTTGGAAAAGCGGGCATTTTCTCGCCATCGTTTTGGTTTTCTGATAAAATTATTCCGTTTACCAAGAGTCGCATCGCGAAAGCGAAAAATTCCAAATTATATTATGTAATGGGCGAAAAAGAAGGTGGAAACATGGTGATTGATATGCAAAAAATTATCCATATATTAGAAACAAATAATTTCTCAAAAACGAATCTAAATTCTAAGTTTGCACCAAATGGCACACATAGTGAAGCTTTTTGGCGATCGGAATTTGAAGAAGCAATTCTGTGGTTATTTTCGGAAAATATTCAGCAAAAAAATATTGATTTAAAACCTATGATGAAAGAAGTTACAACTGCCAAATTAGCAAGCGGAAAACTCATGCGCGCTGTTGATTTTCCATCAAACTACGTGAAACCTAGAACTGTTGAGGTTTGGTTACCTACAAATTATTCAGCAACAAAAAAATACAATGTAGTGTACATGCACGACGGACAAAATTTGTTTGATGCAACTACGACTTGGAACAACCAAGAATGGAAAATAGACGAAACCGCTGCAAAGTTAATGAACGAAGGAAAAGTGCACGATTTTATCGTCGTTGCAATATATAGTGCTCCTGGATTGCGTTGGCAAGATTATTTTCCGCAGAAAGCATTTGGCTATATGAATGCAACCACACAAGAGGAAATTAGAGCAACTTCAAAAAAGAACAATTTTAGCTTGGAATTTAATGGAGATGATTATCTAAAATTCCTTACGGAAGAACTGAAACCGTACATTGACCAAACTTTCGCAACCAAAACTGAGCGTGAACATACGTTTATTGCAGGTTCTAGCATGGGCGGATTAATTTCGATGTACGCCATTTGTGAATATCCAGAAATTTTTGGTGGCACAGCCTGTCTTTCCACGCATTGGATTGGAATGATGCCAGTAGAAGACAATCCGTTTCCGACAGCAATTTTTGAGTATATGGAAGAAAATTTACCTTCGCCAGCAACGCACAAATTCTATTTTGATTACGGAACAAAAACGTTGGATCAGCATTATATACAATATGCAGAAAAGATTGATGTAATTTTTAGGAAGAAAGGATATACAAGTGAAAATTATAAAAATTTAGTGTTTGAAGGTGCCGATCATTCGGAAATTTCTTGGCAAAAACGATTGCATATTCCGTTTACATTTCTATTAAAAGCTCCTAATGGGCATTAA